A portion of the Calliphora vicina chromosome 5, idCalVici1.1, whole genome shotgun sequence genome contains these proteins:
- the LOC135961064 gene encoding uncharacterized protein LOC135961064 — MSNIQETSCEDDLKELLVSWKLENILCHLIAENITVEILEIMKASHIKPLLYKFSLGTQIRFEHNLEQWRSKIGKPLKYRSYNDRNQIRKSLPKKDLSMIIKTEPSINFHDSNEITNKEQNCISLINLKEILAKCTPDGPELLQIYKTNHTFSKPERSHLINIIVNYYLKHNLAFNLQVSHELETAILSMFPNEKLEMYRNTKHGKLYNKYLLAKAVYNKEVNESSEDYSGDEVRISKNVEQNNRATGNRLNMENEQSESLLIAPDYYGEDTAVTDMPTEILLQVLHNGCNKFIKIFEPYLYADFFLAACSLFNIVQKRDFYVAVNDCEILPDDFKNVILQYYKLPTFSIELKEKAIPVQLSKTEDFENSRSGSSTFAQSSAYTPLKSFGNNSTNNNSSVQVIYNYLPDANDIRNIPALLPIIKMSDDGKMLENRHRATIAKAIVDECLNFQPERILKRQDFFTLTQNLVCAFPKEVESTYFIPAQPNYHARGKLWNAYNNKRRILASSGVLERRNTLSNKRKHQSDGESDKTNDKVYVTDYSLEAIDFSLNSILDWDTIQQKWSESHRGRREELLKEKLLPEDYLNKYSILKSNRGIELMEIDVKILHPSVVNINNWLSLYTRIVDRGRTLRKVEAMPKILENIDSSSDEKYRASLALLIIPYIFPYNARRNEISNEKATKFAIQKRFIKEYSSLSELKSDTECTDLQLRFVHCNQQINYAEYKICGHVIKCVDLLEALNSIFHYIVALNIEYPRMCLHLWQFIQLAIFQIEIQDCMQANVESTYNDLCRS, encoded by the exons ATGTCAAATATACAGGAGACGTCTTGTGAAGACGATTTAAAAGAATTGTTGGTCTCTTGGaagttggaaaatattttatgccATTTAATTG CGGAAAATATAACTGTGGAAATATTGGAAATAATGAAGGCTTCCCACATAAAACCATTACTTTATAAATTCTCCTTGGGCACACAAATACGTTTTGAACACAATTTAGAACAATGGCGATCTAAAATTGGCAAACCCCTAAAATACCGCTCATACAATGACAGAAATCAAATTAGGAAATCATTGCCAAAGAAAGATCTTTCAATGATAATAAAAACTGAACCATCTATTAACTTCCATGACAGCAATGAAATCACCAATAAagaacaaaattgtatttctttaataaacCTCAAAGAAATACTTGCAAAATGCACTCCCGATGGTCCAGAACTTTTACagatatataaaacaaatcataCTTTCTCCAAACCCGAACGAAGTCATTTAATTAACATTATTGTGAATTATTATTTGAAACATAACCTAGCATTCAATTTGCAAGTTAGTCATGAATTGGAAACTGCTATTCTATCAATGTTTCCAAATGAAAAATTGGAAATGTATAGAAATACAAAGCATGGCAAAttgtataacaaatatttattggcTAAAGCTGTTTATAATAAAGAAGTTAATGAATCGAGCGAAGATTACAGTGGAGATGAAGTtaggatttcaaaaaatgttgagcaaaaTAATAGAGCAACTGGAAATCGCCTGAATATGGAGAATGAACAAAGTGAAAGTTTGTTGATAGCTCCTGATTATTATGGAGAGGATACAGCGGTCACTGATATGCCAACAGA aATTTTGCTACAAGTCCTACACAATGGATGTAataagtttattaaaatatttgagccCTATTTGTATGCAGATTTTTTCTTAGCag cctgttctttatttaatattgtCCAAAAACGTGATTTCTATGTTGCGGTAAATGATTGTGAAATTTTGCCGGATGATTTCAAAAATGTCATACTACAATATTACAAATTGCCCACGTTCAGCATTGAATTGAAGGAAAAAg CCATTCCTGTTCAACTTAGCAAAACagaagattttgaaaattcccGCTCAGGTTCAAGTACGTTTGCACAATCTAGTGCATATACCCCCTTAAAGAGCTTTGGGAATAATAGCACAAATAATAATTCGTCCGTGCaagtaatttataattatttgccAGATGCCAATGACATACGTAATATACCGGCTCTATTGCCCATTATCAAAATGTCGGATGATGGTAAAATGCTGGAAAATAGACATCGTGCTACGATTGCCAAAGCCATAGTAGAcgaatgtttaaattttcaaccaGAAAGGAT TCTCAAACGCCAGGATTTCTTTACCCTAACACAAAATTTGGTATGTGCCTTTCCCAAGGAGGTAGAGTCAACCTATTTCATACCCGCCCAACCCAATTATCATGCCCGTGGTAAACTATGGAATGCCTATAATAACAAACGACGAATCCTGGCTAGTTCTGGAGTTTTGGAACGACGCAATACTCTTAGTAACAAACGCAAACATCAATCCGATGGGGAGAGTGATAAAACAAATGACAAAGTCTATGTTACGGATTATTCCTTAGAAGCTATTGACTTTTCTTTAAATTCCATACTTGACTGGGATACTATACAACAGAAATGGTCAGAATCCCATCGAGGTAGAAGGGAGGAGTTGTTAAAAGAGAAACTACTGCCAGAAGACTACTTgaacaaatattcaatattgaAATCTAATCGAGGAATTGAATTAATGGAAATCGATGTGAAAATTTTGCATCCCTCAGTggttaatattaataattggTTGTCGTTATATACAAGAATTGTAGATAGGGGGCGTACATTGCGCAAGGTGGAGGCAATgccaaaaattttggaaaacattGATAGCTCAAGTGATGAAA aATATCGTGCCAGTTTAGCTTTATTAATTATTCCCTATATATTTCCTTATAATGCCAGACGCAATGAAATCAGCAACGAAAAGGCTACCAAATTTGCCATacaaaaaagatttattaaAGAATATTCC TCTCTGAGTGAACTAAAATCCGATACTGAATGTACTGATTTACAACTTCGCTTTGTGCATTGCAACCAGCAGATAAATTATGCAGAATATAAAATTTGCGGACATGTCATCAAGTGTGTGGACTTATTGGAGGCCTTAAATTCAATTTTCCACTATATAGTGGCTTTGAATATTGAATATCCCCGAATGTGTCTTCATTTATGGCAATTCATACAGTTGGccatatttcaaattgaaatacagGATTGTATGCAAGCGAATGTTGAGAGTACTTATAATGATTTATGTAGATCTTGA